One segment of Streptomyces roseifaciens DNA contains the following:
- a CDS encoding exo-beta-N-acetylmuramidase NamZ domain-containing protein has protein sequence MRHSSGGRPPYARNVTRRQVLGTAAAGALVCPAAPPAGAAAAARVRTGFDRLAESGYALLAGARTGVVTNPTGVTAGVRHVVDVMHADRRVDLRAVFGPEHGFRGTAQAGGSETTGTDPATGLPVHDVHGLRGRELAALFGRAGVDTVVFDVQDVGARFYTYVWTLYDSLVAAALAGLRIVVLDRPNPVTGRGAYGPVLERSLASGVGREPIAQAHGMTVAELALLFNADAVPRAAGRAARLETVRMSGWRRTHFFGDTGLPWVPPSPNVPTPDTALAYAGTCLLEGTTLSEGRGTTRPFEIVGAEGVDHRWAAALNALDLPGVRFREAYAVPVFSKFHGRTIGGVQLHVHDRRAYDPVRTGVALLVTARRVWPGFAWRPDLWIDRLAGTAAVRTMTDAGASVDDIVEAWQPGLEAFRTTREEHLLYD, from the coding sequence ATGCGGCACTCTTCCGGGGGACGCCCCCCGTACGCACGGAATGTGACGAGACGGCAGGTGCTGGGCACGGCGGCCGCCGGAGCGCTCGTGTGCCCCGCCGCGCCGCCGGCCGGGGCCGCGGCGGCTGCCCGCGTCCGCACCGGCTTCGACCGGCTGGCGGAGAGCGGCTACGCCCTGCTCGCCGGGGCCCGCACCGGGGTCGTCACCAACCCCACCGGCGTCACCGCCGGCGTCCGCCACGTCGTGGACGTCATGCACGCGGACCGGCGGGTGGACCTCCGCGCGGTGTTCGGCCCCGAGCACGGCTTCCGCGGCACGGCGCAGGCCGGCGGCTCGGAGACCACGGGCACCGACCCGGCGACCGGCCTGCCGGTGCACGACGTCCACGGCCTGCGCGGCCGGGAGCTCGCCGCGCTGTTCGGCCGCGCCGGCGTGGACACCGTCGTCTTCGACGTCCAGGACGTGGGCGCACGCTTCTACACGTACGTCTGGACGCTCTACGACTCCCTGGTCGCCGCGGCGCTCGCGGGCCTGCGCATCGTCGTCCTGGACCGGCCCAACCCCGTGACGGGCCGCGGCGCGTACGGCCCGGTCCTGGAGCGCTCCCTGGCGTCGGGCGTGGGCCGCGAACCGATCGCCCAGGCCCACGGCATGACCGTGGCCGAGCTCGCCCTGCTGTTCAACGCTGACGCCGTGCCGAGGGCCGCCGGGCGCGCCGCGCGGCTGGAGACCGTGCGGATGAGCGGCTGGCGGCGCACGCACTTCTTCGGCGACACCGGCCTGCCGTGGGTGCCGCCGAGCCCCAACGTGCCCACACCCGACACCGCCCTCGCCTACGCGGGCACCTGCCTGCTGGAGGGCACCACCCTCTCCGAGGGGCGCGGCACGACCCGCCCGTTCGAGATCGTCGGCGCCGAGGGCGTCGACCACCGCTGGGCCGCGGCCCTGAACGCGCTGGACCTGCCGGGCGTGCGCTTCCGGGAGGCGTACGCGGTACCGGTGTTCTCCAAGTTCCACGGGCGCACCATCGGCGGGGTGCAGCTGCACGTGCACGACCGGCGGGCCTACGACCCGGTGCGCACCGGAGTCGCCCTGCTCGTGACCGCCCGGCGCGTGTGGCCGGGCTTCGCCTGGCGCCCGGACCTGTGGATCGACCGGCTCGCGGGGACGGCGGCTGTGCGCACGATGACCGACGCGGGGGCCTCGGTCGACGACATCGTGGAGGCGTGGCAGCCCGGCCTGGAGGCCTTCCGTACGACGCGCGAGGAACACCTCCTGTACGACTGA
- a CDS encoding serine-threonine protein kinase, translated as MSVDPYWELTFDADGDVDAGEYDALIRGVAEAGLTDLVVFAHGWNNDRPMATRFYSRFFEPFPGLLAGAPGARVGYAGVIWPSMRFPGEAVPDFPSAAAAGGPDGVPAPPVLDAATREALVRTLPCDPAVADRLAELAAGQPDDPARLEEFVSLVRGLAPALPQGAAAATGEPEDGDAEPYLLTGDTQEVCEAFASALGHLGALPPAFLGGGLKRLWGGALEVLRQMSYYTMKKRAGTVGEKGLGPALARLAASAPALRVHLAGHSFGARLVSFALRGLPDDSTCLAGVTLLQGAFSHYAFSSRLPFDTGNGGALDGLYRRVRGPLVSCHSLHDSALGVLYPLASRVSRQDDSVLGSDDSRWGAVGHDGIQAVDPCARLGLDEALRGGLPAGGCVSVDASSVVARGGPPSGAHSDICHEELARVILLAGRLLPP; from the coding sequence ATGAGTGTGGATCCTTACTGGGAGCTCACGTTCGACGCCGACGGGGACGTCGACGCGGGCGAGTACGACGCCCTGATACGCGGAGTCGCCGAGGCCGGTCTGACCGACCTGGTGGTCTTCGCGCACGGCTGGAACAACGACAGGCCGATGGCCACGCGCTTCTACTCGCGCTTCTTCGAACCCTTCCCGGGCCTGCTCGCCGGCGCGCCCGGCGCGCGCGTCGGATACGCCGGCGTGATCTGGCCGTCCATGCGCTTCCCGGGGGAGGCCGTTCCCGACTTCCCGTCGGCGGCGGCCGCCGGCGGCCCCGACGGCGTTCCCGCCCCGCCCGTACTCGACGCCGCCACCCGCGAGGCGCTGGTCAGGACCCTGCCGTGCGATCCGGCCGTGGCGGACCGGCTCGCGGAGCTGGCGGCCGGGCAGCCCGACGACCCCGCACGCCTGGAGGAGTTCGTCTCCCTCGTGCGCGGCCTCGCCCCCGCCCTGCCGCAGGGAGCGGCGGCGGCCACGGGGGAACCGGAGGACGGGGACGCCGAGCCCTACCTGCTCACCGGTGACACCCAGGAGGTGTGCGAGGCGTTCGCCTCCGCCCTGGGGCACCTGGGCGCCCTGCCGCCCGCCTTCCTCGGCGGCGGCCTGAAGCGGCTGTGGGGAGGCGCCCTCGAAGTGCTGCGGCAGATGTCGTACTACACGATGAAGAAGCGGGCGGGCACGGTCGGCGAGAAGGGCCTCGGGCCCGCGCTCGCCCGGCTGGCCGCCTCCGCCCCCGCCCTGCGCGTCCACCTGGCGGGGCACAGCTTCGGCGCGCGCCTGGTGTCGTTCGCGCTGCGCGGACTGCCCGACGACAGCACCTGCCTGGCCGGCGTGACCCTGCTCCAGGGGGCCTTCTCCCACTACGCCTTCTCCTCGCGCCTGCCGTTCGACACCGGCAACGGCGGGGCGCTCGACGGGCTGTACCGGCGGGTCCGCGGCCCGCTGGTCTCCTGCCACTCGCTCCACGACTCGGCCCTGGGCGTCCTCTACCCGCTCGCGTCCCGCGTCTCCCGCCAGGACGACAGCGTGCTCGGGTCCGACGACAGCCGGTGGGGCGCGGTCGGCCACGACGGCATCCAGGCCGTGGACCCCTGCGCGCGGCTCGGCCTGGACGAGGCGCTGCGCGGCGGACTGCCCGCCGGGGGCTGCGTGAGCGTGGACGCGTCCTCCGTCGTCGCGCGCGGCGGCCCCCCGTCGGGCGCGCACAGCGACATCTGCCACGAGGAGCTGGCCCGCGTCATCCTGCTGGCCGGCCGGCTCCTGCCTCCGTGA
- a CDS encoding amidase — protein sequence MAQLHDLTALEQGEAVRTGRVSPVELTEHYLERIGRLDATVGAFITVTPDVARKQAADAESTASAARREGRALPPLHGVPVPVKDLSQVAGVRWTMGSAAMAGHVATVDDHVVTKLRDAGTILLGKTNTPEFGLPAHTENAVAPPARTPWDLGRSAGGSSGGAAAAVAAGLAPLAHASDGGGSIRIPASVCGLFGIKPSRGRVSPGPVLDDVTGLVTSGPLARTVADAAALLDVLAGPMPGDPYAAPALPPGETFTGHARRAPGRLRIAHITEAPIPGVELHPECRRATEEAAGLLRELGHEVEELTLPADEALGRAFTTVWEVLSTLVPVPPGGSEHLLPLTRHLRERGARVTGTEFAAALYRMRGLGRLVADALQAPGTGYDVLLSPTLAQLPLPVGALRNDDDPEGEFAAMAGFTPFAPLYNATGQPAVSVPLHWTPEGLPVGVMLGGRYGDEATLISLSAQLEEARPWAGRRPAVW from the coding sequence ATGGCGCAGTTGCACGATCTGACCGCGTTGGAGCAGGGGGAGGCGGTGCGGACGGGGCGCGTGTCGCCCGTGGAGCTGACCGAGCACTACCTGGAGCGCATCGGCCGGCTCGACGCCACCGTAGGGGCCTTCATCACCGTCACCCCCGATGTCGCGCGCAAGCAGGCGGCCGACGCCGAGAGCACGGCCTCGGCCGCCCGGCGCGAAGGCCGCGCACTGCCGCCGCTGCACGGTGTGCCCGTGCCGGTCAAGGACCTGAGCCAGGTCGCCGGGGTGCGCTGGACGATGGGTTCGGCGGCGATGGCCGGGCACGTCGCGACCGTGGACGACCACGTGGTGACCAAGCTGCGGGACGCGGGGACGATCCTGCTGGGCAAGACCAACACCCCCGAGTTCGGCCTGCCGGCCCACACCGAGAACGCCGTTGCGCCGCCCGCCCGCACCCCCTGGGACCTCGGCCGGTCGGCGGGCGGGTCGAGCGGCGGGGCGGCGGCCGCGGTCGCCGCGGGGCTCGCGCCCCTGGCGCACGCGAGCGACGGGGGCGGCTCCATCCGCATCCCGGCGTCCGTATGCGGCCTGTTCGGCATCAAACCCAGCCGCGGCCGGGTGAGTCCCGGCCCCGTCCTGGACGACGTGACCGGCCTGGTGACGTCCGGGCCCCTGGCCCGTACGGTCGCGGACGCGGCCGCGCTCCTCGACGTGCTCGCGGGGCCGATGCCCGGCGACCCCTACGCCGCTCCCGCGCTCCCGCCCGGTGAGACCTTCACCGGCCACGCCCGGCGCGCCCCGGGGCGGCTGCGCATCGCCCACATCACGGAGGCGCCGATTCCGGGCGTCGAGCTGCACCCCGAGTGCCGGCGGGCCACGGAGGAGGCGGCGGGACTGCTGCGGGAACTCGGCCACGAGGTCGAGGAGTTGACGCTCCCTGCCGACGAGGCTCTCGGCCGGGCCTTCACGACCGTGTGGGAGGTGCTGTCGACGCTCGTGCCCGTACCCCCGGGCGGTTCGGAGCACTTGCTTCCGCTCACCCGGCACCTGCGCGAGCGCGGCGCCCGCGTCACCGGCACGGAGTTCGCCGCCGCCCTGTACCGGATGCGCGGGCTCGGCAGGCTCGTCGCCGACGCCCTCCAGGCGCCCGGCACGGGCTACGACGTGCTCCTGTCACCCACCCTCGCCCAGCTGCCGCTGCCCGTGGGCGCCCTGCGCAACGACGACGACCCGGAGGGGGAGTTCGCCGCCATGGCCGGCTTCACGCCCTTCGCCCCGCTGTACAACGCGACCGGGCAGCCCGCCGTGAGCGTGCCGCTGCACTGGACGCCCGAGGGCCTGCCCGTCGGGGTCATGCTCGGCGGCCGCTACGGCGACGAGGCCACGCTCATCTCGCTCTCCGCGCAGCTGGAGGAGGCCCGCCCGTGGGCCGGGCGGCGGCCCGCCGTGTGGTGA
- the soxR gene encoding redox-sensitive transcriptional activator SoxR yields MPQISNKVQELTVGQLSARSGSAVSALHFYETKGLISSRRTSGNQRRYDRDALRRVAFIRAAQRVGIPLATIREALSELPDERTPNREDWARLSETWRGELEQRITQLARLRDHLDDCIGCGCLSLENCALSNPDDLNGLRGAGSRLLVEH; encoded by the coding sequence GTGCCGCAGATTTCGAACAAGGTCCAGGAACTCACCGTCGGTCAGCTGTCCGCGCGCAGCGGCTCAGCGGTCTCCGCCCTGCACTTCTACGAGACCAAGGGCCTGATCAGCAGCCGCCGCACGTCCGGCAACCAGCGCCGCTACGACCGCGACGCCCTGCGCCGCGTCGCGTTCATCCGGGCCGCGCAACGCGTCGGCATCCCGCTCGCCACGATCCGGGAGGCGCTCTCCGAGCTGCCCGACGAGCGCACCCCGAACCGGGAGGACTGGGCGCGGCTGTCCGAGACCTGGCGCGGCGAGCTGGAGCAGCGCATCACGCAGCTGGCCAGGCTGCGCGACCACTTGGACGACTGCATCGGCTGCGGCTGCCTGTCGCTGGAGAACTGCGCGCTGTCCAACCCGGACGACCTCAACGGCCTGCGGGGCGCGGGCTCCCGCCTGCTGGTCGAACACTGA
- a CDS encoding aldehyde dehydrogenase family protein → MNAHDGMYIDGSWRPAAGSGTIEVVNPADEQVIATVPAGDAEDVDAAVRAARAALPGWAATPPARRGEYLAALRDALAARQEEIAATVTAELGAPTGFATRVHTGLPIAVAGSYAELAASHPFEERIGTSTVLHEPVGVVGAITPWNYPLHQVVAKVAPALAAGCTVVLKPAEDTPLTARLFAECVHAAGIPAGVFNLVTGLGPVAGQALAEHPGVDLVSFTGSTAVGKRIGAIAGAAVKRVALELGGKSANVILPGADLAKAVAANVADVCRNTGQSCNALTRTLVHADQYEEAVALAAAAVAEFVPGDPTDPGVRVGPVVNAKQHARVRGYIDRGIEEGARLVAGGPVVPEGRDKGYYVAPTVFADVTPEMTIAREEIFGPVLSFLKYEDEEEAVRIANDTVYGLAAAVWAADEERAAAFARRLEAGQVEVNGGRFNILAPFGGYKESGVGRELGVHGLGEYLQTKSLQF, encoded by the coding sequence GTGAACGCGCACGACGGCATGTACATCGACGGAAGCTGGCGGCCCGCCGCGGGGAGCGGCACGATCGAGGTCGTGAACCCGGCCGACGAGCAGGTCATCGCCACCGTCCCGGCCGGGGACGCGGAGGACGTCGACGCGGCCGTACGCGCGGCCCGCGCGGCGCTGCCCGGCTGGGCGGCCACCCCGCCCGCGCGCCGCGGCGAGTACCTCGCCGCCCTGCGCGACGCCCTCGCCGCCCGCCAGGAGGAGATCGCCGCCACCGTCACGGCCGAGCTCGGCGCGCCCACGGGCTTCGCCACGCGGGTCCACACCGGGCTGCCGATCGCCGTCGCCGGCTCCTACGCCGAGCTGGCCGCGAGCCACCCCTTCGAGGAGCGGATCGGCACCTCGACGGTGCTGCACGAGCCGGTGGGCGTCGTCGGCGCCATCACGCCCTGGAACTACCCGCTCCACCAGGTCGTGGCCAAGGTCGCCCCGGCGCTGGCCGCGGGCTGCACCGTCGTCCTCAAGCCCGCCGAGGACACCCCGCTGACCGCCCGGCTCTTCGCCGAGTGCGTCCATGCGGCCGGGATCCCCGCGGGCGTCTTCAACCTCGTCACCGGGCTCGGCCCGGTCGCCGGCCAGGCGCTCGCCGAGCACCCCGGCGTCGACCTCGTCTCCTTCACCGGGTCGACGGCCGTGGGCAAGCGGATCGGTGCGATCGCCGGTGCGGCCGTCAAGCGCGTGGCCCTCGAACTGGGCGGCAAGTCCGCGAACGTCATCCTGCCGGGAGCGGACCTCGCCAAGGCCGTTGCGGCCAACGTCGCCGACGTGTGCCGCAACACCGGCCAGTCCTGCAACGCCCTCACCCGTACGCTCGTCCACGCCGACCAGTACGAGGAGGCCGTCGCCCTCGCGGCGGCGGCGGTCGCGGAGTTCGTGCCGGGCGACCCGACGGACCCCGGGGTCCGGGTCGGCCCCGTGGTCAACGCCAAGCAGCACGCGCGCGTGCGCGGCTACATCGACCGGGGCATCGAGGAGGGCGCGCGCCTCGTGGCGGGCGGCCCGGTCGTCCCGGAGGGCCGGGACAAGGGCTACTACGTCGCCCCGACGGTCTTCGCCGACGTCACCCCGGAGATGACCATCGCCCGGGAGGAGATCTTCGGCCCGGTCCTCTCCTTCCTCAAGTACGAGGACGAGGAGGAGGCCGTCCGGATCGCCAACGACACCGTCTACGGGCTCGCCGCGGCGGTCTGGGCCGCCGACGAGGAGCGGGCCGCCGCCTTCGCCCGGCGCCTGGAGGCCGGCCAGGTGGAGGTCAACGGCGGCCGGTTCAACATCCTGGCGCCCTTCGGCGGCTACAAGGAGTCGGGCGTCGGCCGCGAGCTGGGCGTGCACGGCCTGGGGGAGTACCTGCAGACGAAGTCGCTCCAGTTCTGA
- a CDS encoding Zn-dependent alcohol dehydrogenase — protein MVRAAVLPAVGAPLQIAEIDLPAPGPGQVRIRLAAAGVCHSDLSLSNGTLRQPVPAVLGHEGAGRVTAVGEGVTHVAPGDLVVLNWAPSCGGCHFCGLGEPWLCAGSAAAATVPYASLAADGSALYPGLGTAVFAEETVVRADAAIPLPEGIPPVEAALLGCAVLTGYGAVHHSARVRQGESVAVYGVGGIGLATLQSARIAGAGTIVAVDVSPEKEELARAAGATEFVVAGADTAKAVRGLTGGQGADVAIECAGRADAIRTAWSSTRKGGRTTVVGIGGMDQQVTFSALELFYFGRTLSGCVYGNSDPAKDLPVIAGHVRAGRFDLSALVTARIGLDGIAGAFEAMLAGRGGRSLVVFSEEA, from the coding sequence ATGGTCCGCGCCGCCGTACTGCCCGCCGTGGGTGCACCGCTGCAGATAGCCGAGATCGACCTGCCCGCGCCCGGCCCCGGCCAGGTGCGGATCCGCCTCGCCGCGGCCGGGGTCTGCCACTCCGACCTCTCGCTCTCCAACGGGACGCTGCGCCAGCCCGTGCCCGCCGTCCTCGGCCACGAGGGCGCGGGCCGGGTCACCGCGGTCGGCGAGGGGGTGACCCACGTGGCGCCGGGCGACCTGGTCGTCCTCAACTGGGCGCCATCCTGCGGCGGCTGCCACTTCTGCGGGCTCGGCGAGCCCTGGCTGTGCGCGGGCTCCGCGGCCGCCGCCACGGTGCCTTACGCGAGCCTCGCCGCCGACGGCAGCGCGCTCTACCCGGGCCTGGGCACGGCCGTCTTCGCCGAGGAGACCGTCGTCCGGGCGGATGCGGCCATTCCGCTCCCCGAGGGGATCCCGCCCGTGGAGGCGGCCCTGCTGGGGTGCGCGGTGCTCACCGGCTACGGCGCGGTGCACCACTCCGCCCGGGTGCGGCAGGGAGAGTCGGTCGCGGTGTACGGCGTGGGCGGGATCGGCCTGGCCACCCTGCAGTCCGCGCGGATCGCCGGAGCGGGCACGATCGTCGCCGTGGACGTCTCCCCGGAGAAGGAGGAGCTGGCCCGGGCCGCCGGCGCCACCGAGTTCGTCGTCGCGGGCGCGGACACGGCCAAGGCCGTCCGGGGGCTCACCGGAGGGCAGGGCGCGGACGTCGCCATCGAGTGCGCCGGACGGGCCGACGCGATCCGTACGGCCTGGTCCTCGACGCGCAAGGGCGGCCGCACCACCGTCGTCGGCATCGGCGGCATGGACCAGCAGGTGACGTTCTCCGCGCTGGAGCTGTTCTACTTCGGACGGACGCTCTCGGGCTGCGTCTACGGCAACAGCGACCCGGCGAAGGACCTGCCCGTCATCGCCGGGCACGTGCGCGCCGGGCGCTTCGACCTGTCCGCCCTGGTGACGGCCCGGATCGGCCTCGACGGCATCGCCGGTGCCTTCGAGGCGATGCTCGCCGGGCGCGGCGGGCGGTCGCTGGTGGTGTTCTCCGAGGAGGCGTAG
- a CDS encoding DUF2165 domain-containing protein, with product MATRWNGPRGAVRLGGLPFAAAALTATVALYMALVAFGNVTDFGTNQEFVRHVLAMDTTFKDDDLMWRAVTDRTLQDIAYVAIIIWETLAAAVLVAGTVLWARGLTGRGAGYRRARRVSTLGLVMVLLLFGAGFIGIGGEWFAMWQSQKWNGLEAAGRNFLVAGFVLVLIHLPSPQWHSPEG from the coding sequence ATGGCCACCAGGTGGAACGGACCGAGGGGCGCCGTGCGGCTGGGAGGGCTGCCGTTCGCGGCGGCCGCCCTCACCGCCACCGTCGCGCTCTACATGGCGCTCGTGGCCTTCGGCAACGTCACCGACTTCGGTACGAACCAGGAGTTCGTCCGCCACGTCCTGGCGATGGACACGACGTTCAAGGACGACGACCTGATGTGGCGGGCCGTCACGGACCGCACCCTGCAGGACATCGCCTACGTCGCGATCATCATCTGGGAGACGCTGGCCGCCGCCGTGCTCGTGGCCGGGACGGTCCTGTGGGCACGCGGCCTCACGGGGCGGGGCGCCGGCTACCGGCGTGCGCGGCGGGTGAGCACGCTGGGGCTGGTGATGGTCCTGCTGCTCTTCGGGGCGGGCTTCATCGGCATCGGCGGCGAGTGGTTCGCCATGTGGCAGTCCCAGAAGTGGAACGGCCTGGAGGCCGCCGGGCGGAACTTCCTGGTGGCCGGGTTCGTGCTCGTGCTGATCCATCTCCCGTCACCGCAGTGGCACTCCCCCGAGGGCTGA
- a CDS encoding acyl-CoA dehydrogenase family protein, with translation MDFAFDARTEELRERLLAFMDEHVYPAEAVAEEQRAALADPWTAPPVVAELQEEARRRGLWNLFFTNQHSLPDEEYGAGLTNLRYAPLAEITGRSPQLAPTALNCAAPDTGNMELLAQFGTEEQRKRWLEPLLDARIRSAFAMTEPDVASSDATNIETRIVRDGDDYVIDGRKWYISGAMNPACEIFIVMGKTDPDGADPRRQQSMVLVPRDTPGLQVRRAMRVYGYEDHYHGGHAEILFDGVRVPAANLVGEEGGGFAIAQARLGPGRIHHCMRLIGMAERAIELMCRRALDRTAFGKPLAAQGVVQEWIADSRVAVEQLRLLVLKTAWLMDTVGNRGAHTEIQAIKIATPRTVAGIIDRAVQLHGAGGVGQDFPLAELWAAARTLRLADGPDEVHQRSLARRELRRYR, from the coding sequence ATGGACTTCGCATTCGACGCCCGCACCGAGGAACTGCGCGAGCGGCTGCTCGCGTTCATGGACGAGCACGTGTACCCGGCCGAGGCCGTCGCCGAGGAGCAGCGGGCCGCGCTCGCCGACCCGTGGACGGCGCCGCCGGTCGTCGCGGAGCTCCAGGAGGAGGCGCGGCGGCGGGGACTGTGGAACCTCTTCTTCACGAACCAGCACAGCCTGCCCGACGAGGAGTACGGCGCCGGGCTGACGAACCTCCGGTACGCGCCGCTCGCCGAGATCACCGGCCGCAGCCCGCAGCTGGCCCCCACCGCCCTGAACTGCGCGGCCCCCGACACCGGGAACATGGAGCTGCTCGCCCAGTTCGGCACCGAGGAGCAGCGCAAGCGCTGGCTGGAGCCGCTGCTGGACGCCCGGATCCGGTCGGCGTTCGCCATGACCGAGCCGGACGTCGCCTCCTCGGACGCCACGAACATCGAGACCCGCATCGTGCGCGACGGCGACGACTACGTCATCGACGGCCGCAAGTGGTACATCTCCGGTGCCATGAACCCCGCTTGCGAGATCTTCATCGTCATGGGGAAGACCGACCCGGACGGGGCCGATCCGCGGCGGCAGCAGTCGATGGTGCTGGTCCCCCGGGACACGCCGGGCCTGCAGGTCCGCCGCGCCATGCGGGTCTACGGCTACGAGGACCACTACCACGGCGGCCACGCCGAGATCCTCTTCGACGGCGTGCGCGTGCCCGCGGCGAACCTCGTCGGCGAGGAGGGCGGCGGCTTCGCCATCGCCCAGGCGCGCCTCGGCCCGGGCCGCATCCACCACTGCATGCGGCTGATCGGTATGGCCGAGCGGGCGATCGAGCTGATGTGCCGGCGCGCGCTGGACCGTACGGCCTTCGGCAAGCCGCTGGCCGCACAGGGCGTCGTCCAGGAGTGGATCGCCGACTCGCGGGTGGCCGTGGAGCAGCTGCGGCTGCTGGTGCTCAAGACGGCGTGGCTGATGGACACCGTCGGCAACCGCGGCGCGCACACCGAGATCCAGGCCATCAAGATCGCCACCCCGCGGACCGTCGCCGGCATCATCGACCGGGCGGTCCAGCTGCACGGGGCGGGCGGCGTGGGCCAGGACTTCCCGCTGGCGGAGCTGTGGGCCGCCGCGCGGACGCTGCGCCTGGCCGACGGGCCGGACGAGGTGCATCAGCGGTCGCTGGCGCGCCGGGAGTTGCGGCGGTACCGCTAG
- a CDS encoding phosphotransferase family protein, giving the protein MSPTGRNNPPGLDPDRLRAHLERERPGLVRGPLAAELIEGGRSNLTYSVTDGTGRWVVRRPPLGHVLATAHDMRREHRVISALRPTEVPVPGTVLLCEDESVLGSPFYVMEFVEGTPYRTAAQLTAIGPERTRRVVLGLADTLVRLHAVDPEAAGLADFGRPDGFLERQLRRWGKQLEASRNRELPGIDALHSALAGALPVSPAPAVVHGDFRLDNVLVGDDDSVRAVLDWEMSTLGDPLTDLGLLVMYSEQEPVPGSPISTTRNAPGHPDPAEIVERYAAGSGRDVSALPWYTAFAYFKLAVILEGIHYRYTLGQTVGAGFDRIGQLVPLFIDNGLTTLRKG; this is encoded by the coding sequence ATGAGCCCGACCGGCAGGAACAACCCCCCGGGACTCGATCCGGACCGGCTGCGCGCCCATCTGGAGCGGGAGCGTCCGGGGCTCGTACGGGGGCCGCTGGCGGCCGAGTTGATCGAGGGGGGCCGGTCCAACCTCACCTACTCCGTCACCGACGGCACCGGCCGCTGGGTGGTGCGCCGCCCCCCGCTCGGGCACGTGCTCGCCACCGCCCACGACATGCGGCGCGAGCACCGGGTCATCAGCGCCCTGCGGCCGACCGAGGTCCCGGTGCCCGGGACGGTGCTGCTGTGCGAGGACGAGAGCGTCCTCGGATCGCCCTTCTACGTCATGGAGTTCGTGGAGGGCACGCCGTACCGCACGGCCGCGCAGCTCACCGCGATCGGGCCCGAGCGCACCCGGCGGGTCGTGCTCGGCCTCGCCGACACGCTCGTCCGCCTGCACGCCGTCGACCCGGAGGCGGCCGGGCTCGCGGACTTCGGCCGCCCGGACGGCTTCCTGGAGCGGCAGTTGCGGCGCTGGGGCAAGCAGCTGGAGGCCTCCCGCAACCGCGAGCTGCCCGGCATCGACGCGCTCCACTCCGCCCTGGCCGGGGCCCTGCCCGTCTCCCCCGCCCCCGCCGTCGTGCACGGCGACTTCCGCCTCGACAACGTCCTCGTGGGCGACGACGACTCGGTGCGGGCCGTCCTCGACTGGGAGATGTCCACGCTCGGCGACCCGCTGACCGACCTGGGCCTGCTGGTGATGTACAGCGAGCAGGAGCCCGTACCCGGCTCCCCCATCAGCACCACGCGCAACGCACCCGGCCATCCCGACCCCGCCGAGATCGTCGAGCGCTACGCGGCCGGCTCCGGCCGCGACGTCTCCGCCCTGCCCTGGTACACGGCCTTCGCCTACTTCAAGCTCGCCGTGATCCTGGAGGGCATCCACTACCGCTACACCCTCGGGCAGACCGTCGGCGCGGGCTTCGACCGCATCGGACAGCTCGTCCCGCTCTTCATCGACAACGGACTCACCACCCTGCGGAAGGGCTGA
- a CDS encoding MBL fold metallo-hydrolase — protein sequence MSSTSPVAPVGAEPTEPYTVGLAPGVTAFVQPDGGWCLNNAGIVTGGGRTALIDTAATERRARLLRDAVTGAGAPLPSTIVNTHHHGDHTYGNCVFPEATVVGHRECRRETLAAGLQLHGIWPWVEYGDVRITPAEVTYADRLSLHVGDTEVELIHPGPAHTTGDTIAWLPQHRIVFTGDLVFNGGTPFLLMGSLEGSLRSLEVLRGLGAETVVPGHGPVTDAGVYDVIERYFRWLQELARTEHAAGRTPLEAARRADLGEFAELRESERLVANLHRAYAELEGDRPLAAPLDMPAVIADMTTMNGGRPMSCHA from the coding sequence ATGTCCAGCACGAGCCCGGTCGCGCCCGTCGGCGCGGAGCCGACCGAGCCCTACACCGTCGGCCTCGCCCCCGGGGTCACGGCGTTCGTCCAGCCCGACGGCGGCTGGTGCCTGAACAACGCGGGCATCGTGACCGGCGGCGGCCGGACGGCGCTGATCGACACCGCCGCGACCGAGCGCCGCGCGCGGCTGCTGCGCGACGCCGTCACCGGCGCCGGTGCTCCCCTGCCCTCCACGATCGTCAACACCCACCACCACGGCGACCACACCTACGGCAACTGCGTCTTCCCGGAGGCGACGGTCGTCGGCCACCGCGAGTGCCGCCGGGAGACCCTCGCCGCGGGCCTGCAGCTGCACGGCATCTGGCCCTGGGTCGAGTACGGCGACGTCCGGATCACGCCCGCCGAGGTCACCTACGCCGACCGCCTCTCGCTGCACGTGGGCGACACCGAGGTCGAGCTGATCCACCCGGGCCCGGCGCACACCACCGGCGACACCATCGCCTGGCTGCCGCAGCACCGCATCGTCTTCACCGGGGACCTCGTCTTCAACGGCGGCACGCCCTTCCTCCTCATGGGGTCCCTGGAGGGCTCGCTGCGCTCCCTGGAGGTGCTGCGCGGGCTCGGCGCCGAGACCGTCGTGCCCGGGCACGGACCGGTCACCGACGCCGGCGTCTACGACGTCATCGAGCGCTACTTCCGCTGGCTGCAGGAGCTGGCCCGCACCGAGCACGCCGCCGGCCGCACCCCGCTGGAGGCCGCCCGCCGCGCCGACCTCGGCGAGTTCGCGGAGCTGCGCGAGAGCGAGCGCCTCGTGGCCAACCTGCACCGCGCCTACGCCGAACTGGAGGGCGACCGCCCCCTGGCCGCACCGCTCGACATGCCGGCCGTCATCGCCGACATGACGACGATGAACGGCGGGCGTCCGATGTCCTGTCACGCGTAG